The following proteins are encoded in a genomic region of Gaiellales bacterium:
- a CDS encoding YbaB/EbfC family nucleoid-associated protein, whose protein sequence is MTKIDPQKMMAQLGKMQEQMAQAQEELKTAFVEHSAGGGAVTVKASGSLEIVDIQIKPEAIDPDDPEMLQDLLVSAVNGAIAAAQNLQQQKMMGQLGGLGGLGLPGM, encoded by the coding sequence GTGACCAAGATCGACCCGCAGAAGATGATGGCCCAGCTGGGCAAGATGCAGGAGCAGATGGCCCAGGCACAGGAGGAGCTCAAGACCGCGTTCGTCGAGCACAGCGCCGGCGGCGGCGCCGTGACCGTGAAGGCGTCCGGCTCGCTCGAGATCGTCGACATCCAGATCAAGCCGGAGGCCATCGACCCCGACGACCCGGAGATGCTGCAGGACCTGCTCGTCTCGGCCGTGAACGGCGCCATCGCCGCAGCCCAGAACCTGCAGCAGCAGAAGATGATGGGCCAGCTCGGCGGCCTGGGCGGGCTCGGCCTCCCCGGCATGTAA
- a CDS encoding aspartate kinase: MAQPEPQAAPGRVLVMKFGGTSVADADKIRRVAARLVAAHLAGRRVVGVVSAMGHTTDQLVELAEQVSPRPHPREMDMLLSTGERITAALCAMAINDLGHHAVSLTGSQAGIVTDTVHTKAKIVEIRPRRISEALERGEIVLVAGFQGVSTAYDVTTLGRGGSDTTAVALAAALDGDCEIYTDVDGVFTADPRIVPAARKLRSVSPMEMLEMAGAGARVLQLRAVEFGRNHGVPIHVRSTFSDADGTWIREDAGMEDAIISGITHTTDEAYVTLTDVPDEPGTAASIFNAVAAAHINVDTIIQNAVTHGDADITFSVPLDDLELMTDTIEGLCADLGLHWRVIRDVAKVSMIGAGMKSNPGVAARMFQVLADRGINVRMIATSPIKVSCVIDRTRVGEAVAALHDAFQAELEVSADGAVGV, translated from the coding sequence ATGGCCCAGCCGGAACCGCAGGCCGCTCCCGGCCGAGTCCTCGTGATGAAGTTCGGCGGCACGTCCGTGGCCGACGCGGACAAGATCCGCCGCGTCGCCGCCCGGCTCGTCGCCGCCCACCTGGCCGGACGCCGGGTCGTCGGCGTGGTCTCGGCGATGGGGCACACGACCGACCAGCTGGTCGAGCTGGCCGAGCAGGTGTCGCCGCGGCCGCACCCGCGCGAGATGGACATGCTGCTCTCGACCGGCGAGCGCATCACCGCCGCGCTGTGCGCGATGGCGATCAACGACCTGGGCCACCACGCCGTCTCGCTGACCGGCTCCCAGGCCGGGATCGTCACCGACACGGTGCACACGAAGGCGAAGATCGTCGAGATCCGGCCGCGGCGCATCTCCGAGGCGCTCGAGCGGGGCGAGATCGTGCTCGTGGCCGGCTTCCAGGGCGTGTCGACGGCCTACGACGTGACCACGCTCGGCCGCGGCGGCTCGGACACGACGGCGGTCGCGCTGGCGGCCGCGCTCGACGGCGACTGCGAGATCTACACCGACGTCGACGGCGTGTTCACGGCAGACCCGCGCATCGTGCCGGCCGCCCGCAAGCTGCGGTCGGTGTCGCCGATGGAGATGCTCGAGATGGCCGGTGCCGGGGCGCGCGTGCTCCAGCTCCGGGCGGTGGAATTCGGCCGCAACCACGGCGTCCCGATCCACGTCCGATCGACCTTCTCCGACGCAGACGGGACATGGATCCGCGAAGATGCGGGGATGGAAGACGCGATCATCTCGGGCATCACGCACACCACCGACGAGGCGTACGTCACCCTGACCGACGTCCCGGACGAGCCGGGCACGGCGGCCAGCATCTTCAACGCGGTGGCCGCCGCGCACATCAACGTGGACACGATCATCCAGAACGCCGTCACCCACGGCGACGCCGACATCACCTTCTCGGTGCCGCTCGACGACCTCGAGCTCATGACCGACACGATCGAGGGCCTCTGCGCCGACCTCGGCCTGCACTGGCGCGTGATCCGCGACGTGGCCAAGGTGAGCATGATCGGCGCCGGCATGAAGTCGAACCCGGGCGTCGCCGCGCGCATGTTCCAGGTGCTGGCCGACCGCGGGATCAACGTACGCATGATCGCGACCTCGCCGATCAAGGTCTCCTGCGTGATCGACCGCACCCGCGTCGGCGAGGCGGTCGCGGCCCTGCACGACGCCTTCCAGGCCGAGCTCGAGGTGTCCGCCGATGGAGCCGTCGGTGTCTAG
- a CDS encoding pyridoxal-dependent decarboxylase — protein MSAEREPSVDQAIADPGAMHAVTPEIERAAEGVFDYARERLHARPRNFATARTPAEMQAAAGDTVTEDGIGADAALRLFAETLAPASVPVENTRFLAFIPTAPTPASKLFDMALSATPMYAGSWRSSAGSVYAENQALRWLADLAGLPDTAGGCFVQGGTVGNLSALVSARHAYRAERGRDRTPLRVAATGQAHSSVAQALDVMDAGLLEVEPDARGRMTGAALEAALTADGGDGVFAVAATGGTTNLGVIDDLAGIADVCARRGLWLHVDAAYGGAGLAAPSVRPRFDGIERCDSFIVDPHKWLFAPFDSCALLYRNPELAQAAHRQHAGYLDAARVGADWNPSDYAIHLTRRARGLPFWFSLATHGTRAYTEAVERTLRVAREARAEIERRGYLELANDTDLTVLCIRRVGWTADDYRAWSARNLEDGLALVTPTELDGEIMTRICILNPRTTVEDVAAILDTMA, from the coding sequence GTGAGCGCCGAGCGCGAGCCATCCGTCGACCAGGCGATCGCCGATCCGGGGGCGATGCACGCCGTCACGCCCGAGATCGAGCGCGCCGCGGAGGGGGTCTTCGACTACGCCCGCGAGCGGCTGCACGCCAGGCCACGCAACTTCGCCACGGCGCGCACGCCCGCCGAGATGCAGGCGGCCGCCGGAGACACCGTGACCGAGGACGGCATCGGCGCCGACGCGGCGCTTCGGCTGTTCGCCGAGACGCTCGCCCCGGCCAGCGTCCCTGTCGAGAACACGCGCTTCCTCGCGTTCATCCCCACCGCGCCGACACCGGCCTCGAAGCTGTTCGACATGGCCCTCTCGGCCACGCCGATGTACGCGGGCAGCTGGCGCAGCTCGGCCGGATCGGTCTACGCCGAGAACCAGGCGCTGCGCTGGCTGGCCGATCTGGCCGGTCTGCCGGACACGGCGGGCGGCTGCTTCGTCCAGGGCGGCACCGTCGGGAACCTGTCAGCGCTCGTCTCCGCGCGGCACGCCTACCGGGCCGAGCGCGGCCGCGACCGCACGCCGCTGCGCGTGGCCGCGACCGGCCAGGCCCACTCGTCGGTCGCCCAGGCGCTCGACGTGATGGACGCCGGCCTGCTCGAGGTCGAGCCCGACGCGCGCGGCCGCATGACCGGTGCCGCGCTCGAGGCGGCGCTCACCGCCGACGGCGGCGACGGCGTCTTCGCCGTGGCCGCGACCGGCGGCACGACCAACCTGGGCGTGATCGACGACCTGGCCGGCATCGCCGACGTCTGCGCCCGACGGGGCCTGTGGTTGCACGTCGACGCGGCGTACGGCGGCGCGGGCCTCGCGGCGCCCTCCGTGCGGCCCCGGTTCGACGGCATCGAGCGGTGCGACTCGTTCATCGTCGACCCGCACAAGTGGCTCTTCGCCCCGTTCGACAGCTGCGCGCTGCTCTACCGCAACCCGGAGCTGGCCCAGGCCGCCCACCGCCAGCACGCCGGCTACCTGGACGCCGCCCGCGTCGGGGCCGACTGGAACCCGTCCGACTACGCCATCCACCTCACCCGCCGTGCCCGCGGCCTGCCCTTCTGGTTCTCCCTCGCCACCCACGGGACGCGCGCCTACACCGAGGCCGTCGAGCGGACGCTGCGGGTGGCGCGCGAGGCGCGGGCCGAGATCGAGCGGCGCGGCTACCTGGAGCTCGCGAACGACACCGATCTGACGGTGCTCTGCATCCGCCGCGTCGGCTGGACGGCCGACGACTACCGCGCCTGGAGCGCCCGGAACCTCGAGGACGGCCTCGCCCTGGTCACGCCCACCGAGCTCGACGGCGAGATCATGACGCGGATCTGCATCTTGAACCCGCGCACCACCGTCGAGGACGTCGCCGCGATCCTCGACACGATGGCCTGA
- a CDS encoding Asp23/Gls24 family envelope stress response protein — MTDPTAAGAAESVHSAGVSAHISHAVIAAYAAAAAREVAGVHALTGGYLGRLERRGDPDRLGVRVATAGEGVDLELHVVTEWGASIPTVAATVDRSVRTYLASMVDLDVGMLSVVVDDVAAPEPAGR; from the coding sequence ATGACCGACCCGACGGCGGCCGGTGCGGCGGAGTCGGTGCACTCAGCCGGTGTCTCGGCCCACATCTCCCACGCGGTGATCGCGGCGTACGCCGCCGCGGCGGCCCGCGAGGTCGCGGGCGTGCACGCGCTCACCGGCGGCTACCTCGGCCGGCTCGAGCGGCGCGGCGATCCCGACCGCCTGGGCGTGAGGGTGGCCACCGCCGGCGAGGGCGTCGACCTCGAGCTGCACGTCGTGACCGAGTGGGGAGCGTCGATCCCGACGGTGGCCGCCACCGTCGACCGGTCGGTGCGGACGTACCTGGCGTCGATGGTCGACCTCGACGTGGGCATGCTTTCCGTGGTGGTCGACGACGTCGCCGCCCCGGAGCCGGCCGGTCGATGA
- a CDS encoding anti-sigma factor, with translation MEHVDELIAGQALYALSPEDEERVALHVAECDSCRRQLREAEALAASLAYAVPAAAPPPDLRDRVLASVEPVVEAAPAAATPAPARAQPARRSRSWWPRISAVAVPVLAAAVVGLVVWNVSLHSDLSGLHSKLYHGQAGNLRGVGNVIVAHNGNATLYASIRPAPPGKTYEAWVIRGKVALPAGVFQGGGTVNLQLTQNARPGDVIAVTVEPVGGTNAPTTAPIAAHTV, from the coding sequence GTGGAACACGTCGACGAGCTGATCGCAGGCCAGGCCCTGTACGCGCTCTCCCCGGAGGACGAGGAGCGCGTCGCGCTGCACGTCGCCGAGTGCGACAGCTGCCGCCGCCAGCTGCGCGAGGCCGAGGCGCTGGCCGCGTCGCTCGCCTACGCCGTGCCCGCCGCCGCGCCGCCGCCGGATCTGCGTGACCGCGTGCTCGCGTCCGTCGAGCCGGTCGTCGAGGCGGCGCCCGCCGCCGCCACGCCGGCTCCGGCCCGGGCGCAGCCGGCCCGGCGGTCGCGGTCGTGGTGGCCGCGGATCTCGGCCGTCGCCGTGCCCGTGCTGGCCGCCGCGGTCGTCGGCCTCGTGGTCTGGAACGTGTCGCTGCACAGCGACCTGTCGGGCCTGCACTCGAAGCTCTACCACGGCCAGGCCGGGAACCTGCGTGGCGTCGGCAACGTCATCGTTGCGCACAACGGCAACGCCACGCTCTACGCCAGCATCCGGCCGGCCCCGCCGGGGAAGACCTACGAGGCGTGGGTGATCCGGGGCAAGGTCGCCCTGCCCGCCGGCGTCTTCCAGGGCGGCGGCACCGTGAACCTGCAGCTGACCCAGAACGCGCGGCCGGGCGACGTGATCGCGGTGACGGTCGAGCCGGTCGGCGGCACCAATGCGCCGACCACTGCGCCGATCGCAGCGCACACGGTCTAG
- the recR gene encoding recombination mediator RecR: MYAPSVDNLIVQLARLPGVGRRTAQRLAFHLLKASEADALALADAIREVKERIGFCTECGNLAEEPLCQICSDARRDRSLICVVEDPSDLVALERTHEYRGLYHVLGGALSPIDGVDPEDLRIAELVARVERGGVAEVLLATNPTMTGEATAAYLADRLRDRTRVTRLASGLPVGGDLEYADEVTLGRALAGRREM; encoded by the coding sequence GTGTACGCCCCGTCGGTCGACAACCTCATCGTCCAGCTTGCCCGCCTGCCGGGCGTCGGCCGGCGCACCGCCCAGCGGCTCGCGTTCCACCTCCTGAAGGCGTCCGAGGCGGACGCGCTCGCCCTCGCCGACGCGATCCGCGAGGTGAAGGAGCGGATCGGCTTCTGCACCGAGTGCGGCAACCTGGCCGAGGAGCCGCTCTGCCAGATCTGCTCCGACGCGCGGCGCGACCGGTCGCTGATCTGCGTCGTGGAGGACCCGTCCGACCTGGTGGCGCTCGAGCGCACCCACGAGTACCGCGGCCTCTACCACGTGCTCGGCGGGGCGCTCTCGCCGATCGACGGCGTCGACCCCGAGGACCTGCGCATCGCCGAGCTCGTCGCCCGCGTCGAGCGTGGCGGCGTGGCCGAGGTGCTGCTCGCCACCAACCCGACGATGACCGGCGAGGCGACAGCGGCGTACCTGGCCGACCGTTTGCGCGATCGTACCCGGGTCACCCGGCTCGCCAGCGGGCTGCCGGTGGGCGGGGATCTGGAGTACGCAGACGAGGTGACGCTGGGGCGGGCCCTGGCGGGAAGGAGAGAGATGTGA
- a CDS encoding aminotransferase class V-fold PLP-dependent enzyme, translated as MPDPTSMHRYTDETERVAQAALAYARDRLRLHPVPLDGPRTPDELAAAAGETITPFGLGGEAALRLFADVLADATVSIDNPRYLAFIPGAPTESATLFDLVVAASAIYGGSWLEGAGAIYAENQALRWVADLAGLPDSAGGCFVQGGTVGNLSALVTARHAFLAARGERPPGRLQVAATDEVHSSIVTAAQVMDVDVVGVPTDAGGRMRADALEAALADRGGEGLFAAVATAGTTNLGVIDDLAGIAGVCARRGIWFHVDAAYGGAALAAPSVRDRFAGIERCDSFIVDPHKWLFAPFDCCALLYRHPELARAAHAQHAGYLEPLQGGAEWNPSDYAVHLSRRARGLPFWFSLAAHGTEAYREAIEHTLTVARQGRAEIEARPYLELLNDPDLTVLCIRRTGWGADDYRDWSARLLREGAAFITPTTVAGEVVTRIAIVNPRTTREDIADILDTMA; from the coding sequence ATGCCCGACCCGACGTCGATGCACCGCTATACGGACGAGACCGAGCGCGTCGCGCAGGCGGCGCTCGCCTACGCCCGCGACCGGCTGCGCCTGCACCCTGTGCCGCTCGACGGCCCGCGCACGCCGGACGAGCTGGCGGCCGCGGCGGGCGAGACGATCACGCCGTTCGGCCTGGGCGGCGAGGCGGCGCTACGGCTCTTCGCCGACGTGCTCGCCGACGCGACCGTCTCGATCGACAATCCCCGCTACCTGGCGTTCATCCCCGGCGCGCCGACTGAGTCGGCGACGCTCTTCGACCTCGTCGTCGCCGCGTCGGCGATCTACGGCGGTAGCTGGCTCGAGGGCGCGGGCGCGATCTACGCCGAGAACCAGGCGCTGCGCTGGGTCGCCGATCTGGCCGGCCTGCCCGACTCGGCGGGCGGCTGCTTCGTCCAGGGCGGCACCGTGGGCAACCTCTCGGCGCTCGTCACCGCCCGCCACGCCTTCCTCGCCGCCCGCGGCGAGCGGCCGCCGGGGCGGCTGCAGGTGGCCGCCACCGACGAGGTGCACTCCTCGATCGTGACGGCGGCGCAGGTGATGGACGTCGACGTGGTCGGCGTCCCCACTGACGCCGGCGGGCGGATGCGCGCCGACGCGCTCGAGGCCGCGCTGGCCGACCGGGGCGGTGAGGGCCTCTTCGCGGCCGTCGCGACGGCCGGCACGACCAACCTGGGCGTCATCGACGACCTGGCCGGGATCGCCGGCGTGTGCGCGCGGCGCGGGATCTGGTTCCACGTCGACGCGGCCTACGGCGGCGCCGCGCTGGCGGCACCGTCCGTCCGCGACCGCTTCGCCGGCATCGAGCGCTGCGACTCCTTCATCGTCGATCCGCACAAGTGGCTATTCGCCCCGTTCGACTGCTGCGCGCTGCTCTACCGGCACCCGGAGCTGGCCCGGGCGGCGCACGCGCAGCACGCCGGCTACCTCGAGCCGCTCCAGGGCGGCGCCGAGTGGAACCCGTCCGACTACGCCGTCCATCTCAGCCGCCGGGCCCGCGGCCTGCCCTTCTGGTTCTCGCTCGCCGCCCACGGCACCGAGGCCTACCGGGAGGCGATCGAGCACACGCTGACGGTCGCCCGCCAGGGCCGGGCCGAGATCGAGGCCCGGCCCTACCTCGAGCTCCTGAACGACCCCGACCTGACGGTGCTCTGCATCCGCCGCACCGGCTGGGGCGCGGACGACTACCGCGACTGGAGCGCCCGGCTCCTGCGCGAGGGGGCGGCGTTCATCACGCCGACGACGGTCGCGGGCGAGGTCGTGACCCGGATCGCGATCGTCAACCCGCGCACCACGCGGGAGGACATCGCCGACATCCTGGATACCATGGCGTGA
- a CDS encoding cyclic nucleotide-binding domain-containing protein → MADDRLETLRKVSLFEGLTDRELEAVAHAAKERRFDTGDTVVVEGEGGVGFFVIAEGTARVEARGERLGTISRGGSFGEVALLDDSGKRSATVIAESPLRVYGLTAWQFTPLLEQHPSIAIKIAKMLARRLREAEERAAPVG, encoded by the coding sequence ATGGCAGACGACCGCCTTGAGACTCTGCGCAAGGTTTCACTCTTCGAAGGGCTCACCGACCGTGAGCTCGAGGCCGTTGCGCACGCAGCCAAGGAGCGCCGGTTCGACACCGGAGACACCGTCGTCGTCGAGGGCGAGGGCGGCGTCGGCTTCTTCGTCATCGCCGAGGGCACGGCCCGGGTCGAGGCCCGCGGCGAGCGCCTTGGGACGATCTCGCGCGGCGGCTCGTTCGGCGAGGTGGCCCTGCTCGACGACTCCGGGAAGCGCAGCGCGACGGTGATCGCCGAGTCGCCGCTGCGCGTCTACGGGCTCACCGCCTGGCAGTTCACGCCGCTGCTCGAGCAGCATCCGTCGATCGCGATCAAGATCGCGAAGATGCTCGCCCGCCGGCTGCGCGAGGCCGAAGAGCGCGCGGCACCCGTCGGCTGA
- a CDS encoding sigma-70 family RNA polymerase sigma factor: protein MLALIGRGDREAFARLYDRYGAAAYALAVRIVRDRELAADVVQNVFLAVWTGATQFDPARGQPSTWIMTMTHHKSVDMVRREERRRAEPLDAAREEAAGGATVEEQAWRGVARDNVRAAMARLPDPHREVIELAYFAGYSQSELAARLALPIGTVKSRTFAAMRALKDSLAAAGMHPEDEWNTSTS from the coding sequence TTGCTCGCGCTCATCGGGCGCGGCGATCGAGAAGCGTTTGCGCGGCTGTACGACCGGTACGGTGCCGCCGCATACGCGCTCGCCGTCAGGATCGTCCGCGACCGCGAGCTGGCGGCCGACGTCGTCCAGAACGTCTTCCTGGCGGTCTGGACGGGCGCGACCCAGTTCGACCCCGCCCGCGGTCAGCCCTCGACCTGGATCATGACCATGACGCACCACAAATCCGTCGACATGGTGCGGCGCGAGGAGCGGCGCCGGGCCGAGCCGCTCGACGCCGCCCGCGAGGAGGCCGCCGGCGGGGCGACCGTCGAGGAGCAGGCCTGGCGGGGTGTCGCCCGCGACAACGTCCGCGCCGCCATGGCGCGGCTGCCCGACCCGCACCGCGAGGTCATCGAGCTGGCGTACTTCGCCGGCTACAGCCAGTCGGAGCTCGCCGCCCGGCTGGCGCTTCCCATTGGCACCGTGAAGAGCCGCACCTTCGCCGCCATGCGCGCGCTGAAGGACTCGCTGGCCGCTGCCGGCATGCACCCGGAGGACGAGTGGAACACGTCGACGAGCTGA
- the dnaX gene encoding DNA polymerase III subunit gamma/tau has translation MSALYRKHRPRDFDEFSPGQPHVVQTLRNAVEMDRVAHAYLFAGPRGTGKTSMAKILAKALNCERGPTTTPCKECEACRSIHEATSIDVIELDAASHRGIDDIREIRDRVALQPVRGRRKVYIIDEAHMLTKEASNAVLKTLEEPPPHAVFVLCTTEMAAMLPTIRSRCQRFAFARPGLPEISTVLHRIARAESIEIEPAAVTMIARAAGGSFRDAVSALDQLATACPDAITVAAVRDLLGTTDAEVLLRIVDLVADGDAAGCLRLVDEQADSGTDLGMFVADLLGHLRFVFLNQQLGELPADAPLTEDERARIGAQSGRISPGAVHRLVDMLRDVLEQVREGADPRLPLELALVRVCRPAADLSLDALNQRISALETRAGGNAPAPPPPAPTPGPAAAATSPPPAGPPPEPPPPSDLTAAVSTPDLEQLTASWSDAIVPEIGRRSMPLQSLMQYASPRALGDGEVVLAFPRSHQFALTTADTTPNRELLEEVLGHAVGSPVRVRLEVAPADAESEAPAAEQEPEPIDEDDLLIELKEKFDAREIEERR, from the coding sequence ATGTCCGCCCTCTACCGCAAGCACCGCCCGCGAGACTTCGACGAGTTCTCGCCCGGCCAGCCGCACGTCGTCCAGACGCTGCGTAACGCGGTCGAGATGGACCGGGTCGCGCATGCCTACCTCTTCGCCGGGCCGCGCGGCACGGGCAAGACGTCGATGGCGAAGATCCTGGCCAAGGCGCTCAACTGCGAGCGCGGCCCGACGACGACGCCGTGCAAGGAGTGCGAGGCGTGCCGCAGCATCCACGAGGCCACCTCGATCGACGTGATCGAGCTCGACGCGGCCAGCCACCGCGGCATCGACGACATCCGCGAGATCCGCGACCGGGTGGCGCTCCAGCCGGTGCGCGGGCGGCGCAAGGTCTACATCATCGACGAGGCCCACATGCTGACGAAGGAGGCCTCGAACGCCGTCCTGAAGACGCTCGAGGAGCCGCCGCCGCACGCCGTCTTCGTGCTCTGCACGACCGAGATGGCGGCCATGCTGCCGACGATCCGGAGCCGCTGCCAGCGCTTCGCGTTCGCCCGGCCCGGCCTGCCCGAGATCTCGACGGTGCTGCACCGGATCGCCCGGGCCGAGTCGATCGAGATCGAGCCGGCGGCGGTCACGATGATCGCCCGCGCGGCCGGGGGCAGCTTCCGCGACGCCGTCTCGGCGCTCGACCAGCTGGCCACCGCCTGCCCCGACGCGATCACCGTCGCCGCCGTGCGCGACCTGCTGGGCACGACCGACGCCGAGGTGCTCCTGCGCATCGTCGACCTGGTGGCCGACGGCGACGCCGCCGGCTGTCTGCGGCTCGTCGACGAACAGGCCGATTCGGGCACCGACCTCGGCATGTTCGTGGCCGACCTGCTCGGCCACCTGCGCTTCGTGTTCCTGAACCAGCAGCTCGGCGAGCTCCCGGCCGACGCCCCGCTGACCGAGGACGAGCGCGCCCGCATCGGCGCGCAGTCGGGCCGGATCAGCCCCGGCGCCGTCCACCGGCTGGTGGACATGCTGCGCGACGTGCTCGAGCAGGTGCGCGAGGGCGCCGACCCGCGCCTCCCGCTCGAGCTCGCGCTCGTACGGGTGTGCCGGCCCGCCGCAGACCTCTCTCTCGACGCGCTCAACCAGCGCATCTCGGCGCTCGAGACCCGGGCCGGCGGAAACGCCCCCGCGCCTCCTCCGCCCGCGCCGACGCCCGGCCCCGCGGCCGCCGCGACGTCGCCGCCGCCCGCCGGCCCGCCGCCGGAGCCGCCGCCCCCCTCGGACCTGACGGCGGCGGTGAGCACGCCCGACCTGGAGCAGCTCACGGCCAGCTGGAGCGACGCGATCGTGCCCGAGATCGGCCGCCGCTCGATGCCGCTCCAGTCGCTCATGCAGTACGCCAGTCCGCGCGCGCTCGGCGACGGCGAGGTCGTGCTCGCCTTCCCCCGCTCGCACCAGTTCGCGCTCACGACCGCCGACACGACGCCCAACCGCGAGCTGCTGGAGGAGGTGCTCGGCCACGCCGTCGGCAGTCCCGTCAGGGTGCGGCTCGAGGTGGCGCCGGCCGACGCGGAGTCCGAGGCCCCGGCGGCCGAGCAGGAGCCCGAGCCGATCGACGAGGACGATCTGCTCATAGAGCTCAAGGAGAAGTTCGACGCCCGCGAGATCGAGGAGCGAAGGTGA
- a CDS encoding aspartate-semialdehyde dehydrogenase, producing MSSPRVAVVGATGAVGPVVLEVLAERGFPASEVVAFASARSAGSRIPFAGGELEVRELHADSFDGFDLALFSAGGSTSKRYAPEAVARGCVVVDKSSAFRMDPSVPLVVPEVNPEALDGHRGIVSNPNCSTIQLVAALKPLHDAAGLTHVTVATYQAVSGTGAGAVKELHDQSRALLAGESAEAAVYPHQIAFNVLPQCDAFEGDSTTEETKLVNETHKILGDSELAISSTCVRVPVWRGHSEAVWIETREPLGAERARALLRDAPGVRVVDDPAAASYPLPSAAAGTDDVLVGRIRDDASRRNGLSLFVVADNLRKGAATNGVQIAELLVGRGLVRVPDRAAA from the coding sequence GTGTCTAGCCCGCGCGTCGCCGTCGTCGGCGCGACCGGCGCGGTCGGGCCGGTGGTGCTCGAGGTGCTGGCCGAGCGCGGCTTCCCCGCCTCCGAGGTGGTCGCCTTCGCGTCGGCCCGCTCGGCCGGATCGCGGATCCCGTTCGCGGGCGGCGAGCTCGAGGTGCGCGAGCTTCACGCCGACTCGTTCGACGGCTTCGACCTGGCCCTCTTCTCGGCGGGAGGCTCGACGTCCAAGCGCTACGCGCCCGAGGCCGTCGCCCGCGGCTGCGTCGTCGTCGACAAGTCGAGCGCATTCCGCATGGACCCGTCCGTGCCGCTGGTCGTCCCCGAGGTGAACCCGGAGGCGCTCGACGGCCACCGCGGCATCGTCTCGAACCCCAACTGCTCGACGATTCAGCTGGTCGCGGCGCTGAAGCCGCTGCACGACGCCGCCGGCCTCACCCACGTCACCGTCGCCACCTACCAGGCCGTGTCGGGGACGGGAGCCGGGGCGGTCAAGGAGCTGCACGACCAGTCGCGGGCGCTCCTGGCCGGAGAGTCCGCCGAGGCGGCCGTGTACCCGCACCAGATCGCGTTCAACGTGCTTCCCCAGTGCGACGCCTTCGAGGGCGACAGCACGACGGAGGAGACGAAGCTCGTGAACGAGACCCACAAGATCCTGGGCGACTCGGAGCTCGCGATCAGCTCGACCTGCGTGCGCGTGCCCGTGTGGCGCGGCCACTCCGAGGCGGTCTGGATCGAGACGCGCGAGCCGCTCGGGGCCGAGCGGGCGCGGGCGCTCCTGCGCGACGCCCCCGGCGTGCGGGTCGTGGACGACCCGGCGGCGGCCTCCTATCCCCTTCCGTCGGCGGCGGCCGGCACGGATGATGTCCTCGTGGGACGCATCCGCGACGACGCCTCGCGCCGCAACGGCCTCAGCCTGTTCGTGGTCGCCGACAACCTGCGCAAGGGCGCCGCCACGAACGGCGTCCAGATCGCCGAGCTCCTGGTGGGGCGAGGCCTCGTCCGTGTCCCCGACCGGGCGGCCGCCTGA